One part of the Pseudopipra pipra isolate bDixPip1 chromosome 3, bDixPip1.hap1, whole genome shotgun sequence genome encodes these proteins:
- the MTFR2 gene encoding mitochondrial fission regulator 2, translated as MALLLDLLRRLLELLGWPPHQAVFFETRMFGSSVTRAIRTCLPSAVSSGRHLQQLYTIIRKCQIKVTSVCQKKQYGSTRSVVRRLGTILSLEPYPRPYFQLVQDPSPLGYDEQSAAPTPVAPSLADVLWVANDEGQAFTRLRTELWRKEKRTAHHDLYPSIDSIQSIPKNSAQEDNIDQAALQKISALEDELTFLRAQIAAIVSAQTLGSFPSQAFKTPSTPDGFYPVPAMTSTPLSVSHNHFVIPLPPPLPSGVPSGVDSSKSAMELIKQRRAARNGDSSAADSADHQKTKNVPSMMEVLKDLNKVQLRAIERSPGGTPLSRPQKRQSSDWDPVALLTHALKQKFAHKNYDEDDSLDKENRSFDNSPFSSPEIPTVGRCSLKLNAKPSLTRTDEVEQESSLLHGSHNCC; from the exons ATGGCGCtgctgctggacctgctccGCCGGCTGCTGGAGCTCCTGGGCTGGCCGCCCCACCAG GCCGTATTTTTTGAAACTCGCATGTTTGGCAGCAGTGTCACTCGTGCAATCAGAACATGCCTTCCTTCAGCAGTCTCATCAGGAAGGCATCTCCAGCAGTTGTACACCATAATAAGGAAGTGTCAAATCAAG GTCACATCTGTTTGCCAAAAAAAGCAATATGGATCTACTCGAAGTGTTGTCCGGAGACTTGGGACAATTCTTTCCTTGGAGCCCTACCCAAGACCTTATTTTCAA CTTGTTCAAGACCCAAGTCCATTGGGTTACGATGAACAAAGTGCAGCTCCAACTCCTGTGGCTCCATCACTTGCTGATGTCCTGTGGGTGGCAAATGATGAAGGACAGGCTTTTACTAGACTTAG GACTGAATTATGGAGAAAAGAGAAACGTACAGCTCATCATGACCTATATCCATCTATAGATTCAATACAGAGCATTCCAAAAAACAGCGCACAAGAAGACAATATTGATCAAGCAGCACTCCAGAAGATTTCTGCACTTGAAGATGAGCTAACCTTTCTTCGTGCTCAGATTGCTGCAATTGTTTCAGCGCAGACACTGGGAAGCTTTCCATCAC AAGCCTTTAAAACacccagcactccagatggATTTTACCCAGTGCCAGCCATGACTTCCACACCATTGTCCGTCTCTCACAACCACTTTGTAATTCCCTTGCCTCCTCCACTTCCTTCTGGTGTACCATCTGGTGTTGATTCTAGTAAATCTGCAATGGAACTTATAAAACAACGCCGTGCTGCAAGAAACGGTGATTCCAGTGCAGCTGATAGTGCTGATCACCAGAAGACAAAGAACGTTCCTAGTATGATGGAAGTTTTGAAAGACCTAAACAAAGTTCAGTTGCGAGCTATTGAGAG gtctCCTGGAGGTACTCCTCTTTCTAGACCCCAAAAGAGGCAAAGTTCAGATTGGGATCCAGTTGCTCTACTAACTCATGCACTAAAGCAGAAATTTGCACATAAAAATTATGATGAAGATGATTCTCTGGACAAAGAAAATCGATCTTTTGATAACTCTCCATTTTCTAGTCCGGAGATCCCAACG GTTGGACGTTGCAGTCTGAAGCTAAATGCAAAACCTAGCCTTACAAGAACTGATGAAGTTGAACAG